The genomic DNA TTAATGGCAATAGCACTGGCTACAGATTTTCTAACATCGGATGCATCATAATTTTTACCATAAAACTCACGTACGGTTTTTACTAATGCTTCTCTAAATGCATTTAAGTGCGTTCCTCCTTGGGTTGTATTTTGTCCGTTTACAAACGAATGATATTCTTCGCTATATTGTGTTTTACTATGGGTTAATGCTATTTCAATATCATCACCTCGTAAATGGATAATAGGATATAGTCTATCGGATTCATTAATATTTTCACTTAGTAAATCTTTTAATCCGTTTTCGCTATAATACTTTTCACCATTAAAAACGATGGTCAACCCTGGATTTAGATAGACATAGTTTTTAAGCATCTTAACGATGTACTCATTTCTATATTTATAGTTTTTAAAAATGAGATCATCTGGAATAAAAGACACTTTTGTTCCTTTTCTTCTTGTCGTTGTATCTAATGATTCTTTATTTGTCAGATTACCTTTTTCAAATTCCGCGGAAGCTGACTTATTATCACGCGTAGATTCTACTCTAAAATATGACGATAATGCATTGACTGCTTTGGTACCTACTCCATTTAGCCCTACAGATTTTTTGAAAGCTTTAGAATCATACTTTCCTCCTGTATTCATTTTGGAAACTACATCAACAACTTTTCCTAAAGGAATTCCACGTCCGTAATCACGAACCGTTACCTTAGTGCCCTGAATCGATATTTCAATGGTTTTTCCAGCTCCCATGACATACTCATCAATAGAGTTATCTAAAACTTCTTTTAATAAGATATAAATTCCATCATCTGGAGACGAGCCATCCCCAAGTTTACCAATATACATCCCAGGACGCATACGGATATGTTCTTTCCAGTCGAGTGAGCGTATATTATCTTCGGTATAATTGGATTGTTCGGCCATAGAACTGCGCTAAATTTAATGATAGAACGCTAATATAAGACAACGTCGTAAAAAATAAAACCTCCGTCACACAAAGTAATTAACAATATAACATTGTTTTTGTTGAGAACCTTATGCTTTGGTTTTTGACTTCTTTATAGACACTAATAAAATACCTATTATAACGGCCAGAGCTCCAAAAAGTTGTAATAACGTTAGGACTTCGTTTAAGAAAATAGATGCCAGAACGATGGTAGAAATTGGTCCGATACCGGCTACAATTGCAAAGTTCGATGAACTGATCATTTTAATTGATGCTGAGACTAAAAATGACGGAATCACAGTCGCAAAAATGGCTATTAAAAAACCCAACAAATAAACTTCCCATGAAAAACTAAACAGGTCTACGTTGCTTATAATGCTATAATGAATAAATACGCAAATACATGAAACGATCATGGCATATGCTGTGAATGTTACAACTCCAAATTTAGGAATTAACCAACCACCTCCAACCAAATATGAGGCATAGGTTATAGCGCTAAGTAAAATAAAAAAACCGCCTATATAGGTGTCATTTCCAGAAATAGCAACCTCATCCCAAAACGCAATAACAATACCTAAATAGGTTAAAGCTATTGCGCCTCCCTGAATTTTAGTTATGGGTTGTTTTAAAAAGAACCAATTTAGAAGTAGTACGATAGTGGGATACAAAAACAAAATGATACGTTCTAAACTTGCTTTTATATATGTAAGTCCCACAAAATCAAAATAGCTGGCCAAATAATACCCAACGAATCCAAAAAACACGACCCAAGCATAATGTTTATTCTTTATTGTAGCCTCCTTGTTTTGATGTCTATATAAATAGGCTATAATGAGGTAAAAAGGAAATGAAAATAACATTCTAAGCAATAGAATACTAATCGTATCTACTTCGTATTGATACGCTAATTTTACCATAACTGCTTTTGAGGAAAATAATACGATTCCGAGAATTCCTAGAAAAACACCGTAAACAAAAGTTCTTGTAGTTTGCATGAAACGAAGGTAGCCTCCTGCTTTTTAGTAATTATTTTAGATGTTGAAGAATTACGATGTTCAGAAGTGATATTAAGTGTTCAGTTGGCAGTCTCAGTGTTTAGTAAACAGTTGCAGTATTCAGTAAACAGCAATCCGTATTTCCTTTGCGTCTTCGCTCCTTCGTGAGAAAAGAATATATCGCTAATATTTGAGTTTGCAGTTGCAGTGTTCAGTGGCAGTAAACAGTTGAGGTGCTTAGTAATTTATATTTAATAATAAGTAAATAATAATTCCTTTTAGTCCAGAGTCTAGAGTCTAGAATCTATCTTCTATTTTCTATCCTCTACAATCTAAGATCAAAAACCTACACATTAAACAAGAAATGCATCACATCTCCATCTTTAACGGTATAATTTTTCCCTTCCACCCGCATTTTTCCAGCTTCTTTTACTTTGGCTTCACTTCCAAAAGATACATAGTCGTCGTAACCAATAACTTCGGCGCGAATAAAGCCTTTTTCAAAATCGGTGTGTATAACGCCTGCTGCTTGCGGTGCACTGGCTCCTATATCTATTGTCCAGGCACGCACTTCTTTGACTCCAGCGGTAAAGTAAGTTTGTTGGTTTAGCAACTTGTAAGCTGAACGAATTAGTTTCGCAGAACCCGGTTCTTCAAGTCCAATATCTTGTAAAAACATTTGACGTTCTTCATAATCATCCAACTCATTAATATCTGCCTCTGTACCAACAGCTAACACTAAAACCTCAGCATTTTCATCTTTAACGGCCTCTCTTACTTTTTCAACATAGGCATTTCCAGAAACTGCTGCGCCTTCATCAACATTACAAACATACATCACGGGTTTGTCTGTGATAAACTGAGATGGTTTTACAAAATCGGCATAATCTTCTTCACTAAATTCCAAAGCACGAACAGATGTTCCTGCTTCCAAGCCAGCTTTTATAGTTAATAATACTGCTTCTTCTTTTTGGGCTTCTTTATTTCCTGTTTTGGCAGCACGCTTTACTTTATCAAGTTTTTTATCGACAGTTTCTAAATCTTTAAGTTGTAGTTCCATATCGATAGTTTCTTTATCTCTTATCGGATCTACGCTACCATCAACATGCACAATATTATCATTGTTGAAACAGCGCAATACATGAAGAATCGCATCGGTCTCTCTAATGTTTGCCAAAAACTGATTCCCTAAACCTTCTCCTTTACTCGCTCCTTTTACCAATCCTGCAATATCTACAATTTCAACAGTTGCAGGTTGTACACGCTCTGGGTTTACCAACTCTTCTAATTTTTCTAAACGATGGTCTGGTACATTCACTACACCAATATTAGGTTCTATAGTACAAAATGGAAAGTTTGCACTTTGCGCTTTGGCATTCGATAAACAATTAAATAACGTTGACTTTCCTACATTAGGCAATCCTACAATTCCTGCTTTCATTGAAAATTTATTTTTAATTCCCGCAAAGACGGAAATCTCTTTTTTGCGAGTGCAAAGATATATTATAATTAACAGTATTTTATAAAAATTATAAAATTCAATAACGATATCTGTCTATCTACAGATTTCAAACCTGCATAGGTTTAGTGATTCGTATTTATGTATAGCCTTGTGCAACGTTAGATTTGTATAAATTTGTGTCATTCATATCTTTTCAAAGGGACATGCAAAATGTAGACTATACACTCGGTTTTTTATACTTATTTTTATAAATTCATATATGTAAAGGTAATAATACCTCGATGTAACATTATTCTATTTTACTCGTTGATCTTATGAAACTATCGATTATGAAAAAATTAGTCTTACTCGTAGCTTTTTTATTGGCTGGCTTCTGCATACATTCCCAAAATATCACAGCTAAACTGATAGATAGGAAAACTAAAACCCCTATACCCTATGCGACCATTAAAACAGGTAAATTTAGTGGTGTTATTTCTAACGAAGAAGGCTATTTTAGTATAAATTCAGAAGATATTCAAAACAATACTGTTATGATTTCTTGTTTAGGGTATCAAAACAAAACACTTAGCATAGCTGATATTGAATCACTTAACTTTATAATTCCTTTAGAAACTGCCATTAATCAACTTAGTGAGGTTTATATTAGTAATAAACGCCCCAATGTAGATTCTATCATTGCTAGAGTAAATGCAAAACTTAGTGAGAATTATGATATTAGCCTTAACAAATATGACATATTTTATAGAAGTACCGATTATGTTAATTTTAAAAACTTAGACTTTGATATTGAAAAAGCATTACATGTAAAATCTAAAAACATAAAAAAGGCTAATAAAAGTTTAGATTCGCTCTCCAAACATATTATCGCCAGTCATATTATTCATTTTTCAGACTTTAAAGGCGAATTATTCAGTTTAGACAAGGATAGCAGTAAACTCTTTGTGAATAAGGCCACGAAGCTTTTTGATCATAAGAATGACTTTTCTATTGAGGCTGTGCAAGAAAAAGCACAAACCATGGCTTTGAAATATATAGATACCATGAAAACCTATAAAGTTAAATCGGGATGGTTTAAAGTTGAGGACTCATTATCATTAAGAAATCAAGATTTTAAAGACAAGATGAAAAATGAATATAATGTCTCTGATCTAAAAAATACGACAGGTTCGTTATTACGCAAATCCATGTTTGTAGGTGATTCTTTTTTGAAAAATATTTTAAACCCTAAACTATACGATCACACATTTGAAGATGTAGGTTACAATAATGGCGAGCTCACTTATATTGTAAGTTATAAACCAAGAAGAGGGAAAGCAAAATTTACGGGTAAGCTATTTATCTCGGACGAAAATTATGCGGTTACCAAAGTAGATTATAAATATTATGGTTCTCGCCACGGTAAAAAAGTAAACTTAAAACTCGTTCTAGGAGTCAAGTTTATTGAAAATGTTAGTGAGGGCACCTATATCTATGAAAAAAATAGTGAAAACAAATACCAACCAAAATATATTAAACGAATAAAAGGTGCTTATTTTTATGTGAGCAGAGGTTTAAAACTTATTGAAAATAGCCGCGAGAAAAACAAAGTGAGTCTTGAATTTAACATTGAAGGTGATAACCGCAATAAAGAGGAAATACTTTTCACAGATGTTAAAAATATAACTTTAGAAGATTTTACCTTAATCAAACAAGAAAAAGTAGTGCCTTATACCTTGCTAAAAGCTTTTAAAACATCGACTTGGCAAAATGAACAAACCTTAGAGCCTTTGCAGGAAATGAAACGGTTTGGGAGTGGGGAGTGATTGGGGTATTTATCCGTTTTGTGTAAGTGTCAGTAACGGGAAAGTGCTAGAGTATTTTTCACTGATGCAAGCAAGTTAATAATAAAGGCTGAATCTTCTAATCGAAAATTCAGCCTTTATTGAGCGTTTACACGTTAATACTTTTTTATTTTTAATTTGTTGTTGAATATTCAGACTCAAATGTGCTGGTTTCTCTATCGAAAATAACAGTCAGAGTATTATTGTCTATTGCTCCTCCTGTTGAACCAATCGATTTAGAGTTAGTTACGTCATAAGTCGTATTATTGTTAGTATTTGTCACTTTTACATATGTATCCGATAAAAAATTACTTCCACTTTTGATTTTGAATATCACTCCTATAGTATTTGTGATTTTAGTAGTTTTTTCATCTGCTAATTCAGAGTAGGCCTGAGGATCAACAATATTTGTCGTTTCACTTTGTAATTGTCCGTTTTCATCATTCCACGTAAAAGTTACGTCCAAATTCAAATCAGCATCTGATAACTGTGAAGTATATTCAATTTTGAAATTCGCAGTATCCGAATTGTTCTCATTAGTATTGTCATCATCGCTACTACAACTCATAATAATTATAGCGAATAAAAGTAAGGTTAGTTTTTTCATAAATTCCGTTTTGTCTTCTCGTTTTGTTTGATCATATTACAGGTAACGACTTGATATAAAATCGTTTTAATATTTTCATGTATAATGACGAGCAAAGTTACATTTTTTCGAAAGAAAATAAATACGAAACAGTTTATTATTTCAATTCAAAAAAACCTCTTAAGTAGTATTTGTAGACATACCTCCATGGAATTATTAATAAGTTCAAAACAATACCTGCTATACAAACCCATAAAAACGATTCCAAATCTTCATTTAATAACCCATTTTTTTTAGCTGGTAGATATGTTCCAATAATCCAGGCTGTTTTATATAATAATTGTAGTAATAATATGGGGATTAGTTTTAGAGGAAACCTAACCCCTAATATGTTTAACAGAGAAAAGGCTGCCCAGAAGCTTATAGTAACACCTGTTAATGTGTCCATTTGTTCTTTAGGGAAAAGAATTCTGGACCAATTATCAAATGCCAAACTGATGACATTTAAAAAGAATAGCCCTCGCATGATATGTAATCGCCATTTTGGGGGTTTTGTAATGATAATCGATTTATTAGCTTGCTTTTGCTCTATATGCTGTCTTGAATCCATATTTGATAGTTTTGACGAATAGATGTTACTACTATTAAGTAAGACGCATTTTTTTTGTAGATAGTTGTCTCTTTATCTGTGTTTTTATTTAAAACAATACATCCAAGAATTTGAAAATAGTAAAAAAGATCACATACGATGAAGCTAATCTTCGTGTTCTTTCCTAAACACAGCTGGAGATCGAGCAAAGGCGATAGCATTGGATAAATCTCGATCTAGTCTCGTAAATTTAGCAGCAAGAGTAGCATCAAAGACTTTTGTTTCTATTACTGGCGGATCGGGTTCGCCATCACCAAATCCGTACGGAATTCTTGCTGTAATGGCTATTTTGTCTCCTATATGGGAATCGCCTTTAGTGGTTGCCGACCAATCTACTATCAAAGGATGATGGTCGTCACTCCGTTTAGATAATTCCAATATTTTTCTTTCCCATGGAATCATCTCGGAATTCGCTGCATGAGTTCCTGCCACAAAGTTAGTTCTTCTATCAGGCCCTCCAATCCTACTACCCCGAATATGGAGCCACTCCCAATCTGTGGATGGATGTTCTGTATTTTCAACATTCTGATTAATGGCATAACCAAGTGCATTCCATCCCGCCATTGTGGTTTTCTGATTACCTCTGGCTGCTCTCCTTGCCTTTTTATTATATTCTGCATGTTGAGGGGGCTTATTAGCAGGCCCTAAAACACCTCCTACTTCAGTATTATGAGATGTATTGGATTTAGGCTCCCAGTATTCTCCAGGTACGTATAGATAATTCCGACCTATTCTTTCATCTTCATAAGGAAACTTACCCAAAGCACTTAATCCAAGGTAAATGGATTGCCAAAATATGAGTTTGACCTCACTCACATGACGCACGTCAACACCATCATAGTTTAATTCAACCTTGTCACAAAGCGATTCGGTAGTACTGTAAAAATGTCCTCCTGAACGAACATACCTAAAATCCAAGTTACCTATATCTCCTTCAGGTTCATACTTACGACTACGACTATGTGCACCATCAACTAATACTCTTAATTCTCTTTCCCAAGAAAAAAAATCGCGACTTCTAAAATCCCTATAGTCATATTCCCTTCTTTGTGAGTCATAGAATACCCATTCATCAGGATCAACTCCATCTTCTACGTTAGATTGGTCGGTGAAAAGCGCCTTGTCTCCACCCCCAACCCAAACACCACAATAGACATATGCTCCAGTAGACGGAGCGTCAAGGTCTACTTGATCTTCCCATGCATAAATATGACTGTTCTCTGGGTCTACCAAAACAAACTGACCTTGAATAACACCTTCTTGATTACTATGCTGAAACGGGGTACTTGTTTCTGAAACTAACGCTTCTGCTTCTAAGTGTATCGGAGTGATAGCTATAGTGTTCATTGCCTTCGCTCCCATTATATCCGCCTCTCTTTCTAAAGATGTATCATTATTAATACTTATTTTGCCCTTCATCTGAATAGTAGGCCTCACTCGACCTTGCTTTTGCTGTACCACGTGCCAAGCTTCATGTGGCAGATGTTTTTCTTGCCCAGGCCCTAAATGAATATCTGTTCCCTGAGCATAAGCATGTGCTTGAAGTTGTGCCGGTTTATCTGAATTACGATGTACCTTTACATCATCTAAAGACATCCCAGATAAGTTTTCCATGCCTGTTTTTAAATTATTGGGCAAGCCTGTTTTATTGTCTTTCTTTTGAATAGGCTTTGCGTGTTCAGAAGAATTATTATCTGTATTCTCCTGTAATTGAATTAATTGTTTGGCCTTATGGGTATTGTTTGCTAACTCTTGAAAAGCTTTAAGCTGCGTTGCTTGTGGGCTATTATTTGCTAACTCTTGAAGTTTTATCTGTCCAACCCCTTCTGTTCGGTTATCCGCAAATTGCATAGTAGATTCATCACTGCACCTTGTCTCTGATTGACCATTTGAACTCAGTGGTTTTTTATTCACTTGTCTTTTGCCAGAGTGCATATGTATACTTTGCTTTTTAGGTTTTGGTTTTGTCTATAACCATTAGATATACAATCGTTTAAATATGTTTTATATCTAATGACAAGTAAATCTACACTTTTTTAATTAAAGAAAGAAAATAAATACAAAACAAACTTGTTTATGCAATTTATGTTAACAGTAAAAGCAAGACACTCAACCTTACCACTTAATAATCAATACATAAACCAACAATTCATCATCATTTAACAGCACGTCCACGAATTTGGGGAATAATAGGAAAAAATGGGGAGTATAAATTATAAGTTTCTAATTCCAATTTATTAAAACCAACAGATTCTAATAATTGTTTAGTATCTCTATTGGTGTGGCATCCTTCAAAAAACCAATGCCACGGTTTATGAATCAAATTTTGGATAAACGCTAACATAGAATTATCTCTTGCCCTTACATGTTCAATAAATATAAAAACACCAGATGGTTTTAAGATGCGCTTAATTTGATTCATACATGTTACTGGATCATCTACGGTACAAAGTACTAAGGTAGACACCACAAAATCACATGAATTATCAGGCAAATCGATAGATTCACCTATGGTTTCTTTTATTTCTAAATGGATACCATATTTAACTG from Flavivirga abyssicola includes the following:
- a CDS encoding class I SAM-dependent methyltransferase, translating into MKNKFQNNAIRGPINAFFFKMISGYMDILFGNSKRKLFKNHPETVVEIGAGTGANMRYLKVGTKLIAIEPNIHMHANLKKSAVKYGIHLEIKETIGESIDLPDNSCDFVVSTLVLCTVDDPVTCMNQIKRILKPSGVFIFIEHVRARDNSMLAFIQNLIHKPWHWFFEGCHTNRDTKQLLESVGFNKLELETYNLYSPFFPIIPQIRGRAVK
- a CDS encoding carboxypeptidase-like regulatory domain-containing protein, with the translated sequence MKKLVLLVAFLLAGFCIHSQNITAKLIDRKTKTPIPYATIKTGKFSGVISNEEGYFSINSEDIQNNTVMISCLGYQNKTLSIADIESLNFIIPLETAINQLSEVYISNKRPNVDSIIARVNAKLSENYDISLNKYDIFYRSTDYVNFKNLDFDIEKALHVKSKNIKKANKSLDSLSKHIIASHIIHFSDFKGELFSLDKDSSKLFVNKATKLFDHKNDFSIEAVQEKAQTMALKYIDTMKTYKVKSGWFKVEDSLSLRNQDFKDKMKNEYNVSDLKNTTGSLLRKSMFVGDSFLKNILNPKLYDHTFEDVGYNNGELTYIVSYKPRRGKAKFTGKLFISDENYAVTKVDYKYYGSRHGKKVNLKLVLGVKFIENVSEGTYIYEKNSENKYQPKYIKRIKGAYFYVSRGLKLIENSREKNKVSLEFNIEGDNRNKEEILFTDVKNITLEDFTLIKQEKVVPYTLLKAFKTSTWQNEQTLEPLQEMKRFGSGE
- a CDS encoding DMT family transporter: MQTTRTFVYGVFLGILGIVLFSSKAVMVKLAYQYEVDTISILLLRMLFSFPFYLIIAYLYRHQNKEATIKNKHYAWVVFFGFVGYYLASYFDFVGLTYIKASLERIILFLYPTIVLLLNWFFLKQPITKIQGGAIALTYLGIVIAFWDEVAISGNDTYIGGFFILLSAITYASYLVGGGWLIPKFGVVTFTAYAMIVSCICVFIHYSIISNVDLFSFSWEVYLLGFLIAIFATVIPSFLVSASIKMISSSNFAIVAGIGPISTIVLASIFLNEVLTLLQLFGALAVIIGILLVSIKKSKTKA
- the ychF gene encoding redox-regulated ATPase YchF; translated protein: MKAGIVGLPNVGKSTLFNCLSNAKAQSANFPFCTIEPNIGVVNVPDHRLEKLEELVNPERVQPATVEIVDIAGLVKGASKGEGLGNQFLANIRETDAILHVLRCFNNDNIVHVDGSVDPIRDKETIDMELQLKDLETVDKKLDKVKRAAKTGNKEAQKEEAVLLTIKAGLEAGTSVRALEFSEEDYADFVKPSQFITDKPVMYVCNVDEGAAVSGNAYVEKVREAVKDENAEVLVLAVGTEADINELDDYEERQMFLQDIGLEEPGSAKLIRSAYKLLNQQTYFTAGVKEVRAWTIDIGASAPQAAGVIHTDFEKGFIRAEVIGYDDYVSFGSEAKVKEAGKMRVEGKNYTVKDGDVMHFLFNV
- a CDS encoding eCIS core domain-containing protein, with the translated sequence MNKKPLSSNGQSETRCSDESTMQFADNRTEGVGQIKLQELANNSPQATQLKAFQELANNTHKAKQLIQLQENTDNNSSEHAKPIQKKDNKTGLPNNLKTGMENLSGMSLDDVKVHRNSDKPAQLQAHAYAQGTDIHLGPGQEKHLPHEAWHVVQQKQGRVRPTIQMKGKISINNDTSLEREADIMGAKAMNTIAITPIHLEAEALVSETSTPFQHSNQEGVIQGQFVLVDPENSHIYAWEDQVDLDAPSTGAYVYCGVWVGGGDKALFTDQSNVEDGVDPDEWVFYDSQRREYDYRDFRSRDFFSWERELRVLVDGAHSRSRKYEPEGDIGNLDFRYVRSGGHFYSTTESLCDKVELNYDGVDVRHVSEVKLIFWQSIYLGLSALGKFPYEDERIGRNYLYVPGEYWEPKSNTSHNTEVGGVLGPANKPPQHAEYNKKARRAARGNQKTTMAGWNALGYAINQNVENTEHPSTDWEWLHIRGSRIGGPDRRTNFVAGTHAANSEMIPWERKILELSKRSDDHHPLIVDWSATTKGDSHIGDKIAITARIPYGFGDGEPDPPVIETKVFDATLAAKFTRLDRDLSNAIAFARSPAVFRKEHED